Proteins from one Argopecten irradians isolate NY chromosome 15, Ai_NY, whole genome shotgun sequence genomic window:
- the LOC138308602 gene encoding putative protein FAM47C, with translation MSKLHYAPQPTHPETTVSKLYYAPQPTPPKTTVSKLHYAPQPTPPKTTVSKLHYAPQPTPPKTTVSKLHYAPQHTPRKPQLSKLQYAPQPTPPETTVSKLHYAPQPTSPETTVSILHYAPQPTPPETTVTKLYYAPQPTPPKTTVSKLYYAPQPTPPETTVSKLHYAPQLHPRKPQCLNSTTLHNLHPPETTVSKLHYAPQPTPPETTVSKLYYAPQPTPPETTLSKLYYAPQPTHPETTVSKLYYAPQPTPPETTVSKLHYAPQPTPPETTVSKLNYAPQPTPPETTVSKLHYAPQPTSPETTVSKLHYAPQPTPPKTTVSKLNYAPQPTRPKSTVSKLHYAPQPTSPETTVSKLHYAPQPTPPETTVSKLHYAPQPTPPETTVSKLYYAPQPTPPETTVSKLNYLRRPSVGTRRWT, from the exons atgtctaaactccactacgctccTCAACCTACACACCCAgaaaccacagtgtctaaactctACTACGCTCCACAACCTACACCCCCGAaaaccacagtgtctaaactccactatgCTCCACAACCTACACCCCCGAaaaccacagtgtctaaactccactacgctccACAACCTACACCCCCGAaaaccacagtgtctaaactccactacgctccACAACATACACCCcggaaaccacagt tgtctaaactccagtACGCTCCACAACCTACACCCCcggaaaccacagtgtctaaactccactacgctccACAACCTACATCCCcggaaaccacagtgtctaTACTCCACTACGCTCCACAACCTACACCCCCGGAAACCACAGTGACTAAACTCTACTACGCTCCACAACCTACACCCCCGAaaaccacagtgtctaaactctACTACGCTCCACAACCTACACCCCcggaaaccacagtgtctaaactccactacgctccACAACTACACCCCCGAaaaccacagtgtctaaactccactacgctccACAACCTTCACCCCCCAgaaaccacagtgtctaaactccactacgctccGCAACCTACACCCCcggaaaccacagtgtctaaactctACTACGCTCCACAACCTACACCCCCGGAAACCACATTGTCTAAACTCTACTACGCTCCACAACCTACACACCCAgaaaccacagtgtctaaactctACTACGCTCCACAACCTACACCCCcggaaaccacagtgtctaaactccactacgctccACAACCTACACCCCcggaaaccacagtgtctaaactcaACTACGCTCCACAACCTACACCCCcggaaaccacagtgtctaaactccactacgctccACAACCTACATCTCcggaaaccacagtgtctaaactccactacgctccACAACCTACACCCCCGAaaaccacagtgtctaaactcaACTACGCTCCACAACCTACACGCCCGAAAtccacagtgtctaaactccactacgctccACAACCTACATCCCcggaaaccacagtgtctaaactccactacgctccACAACCTACACCCCcggaaaccacagtgtctaaactccactacgctccACAACCTACACCCCcggaaaccacagtgtctaaactctACTACGCTCCACAACCTACACCCCcggaaaccacagtgtctaaactcaACTACCTTCGACGACCTAGTGTGGGTACCCGACGATGGACGTAA